Proteins encoded in a region of the Saccharothrix ecbatanensis genome:
- a CDS encoding endo-1,4-beta-xylanase: MKLTSRSVSRAALVSTLVTATAGAAVLLASTASAGTTLGASAAESGRYFGTAVAANKLGDSTYVGILNREFKMVTAENEMKMDATEPSQGQFSYANADRIVNHARAQGMQVRGHALAWHSQQPGWMQNMSGTALRNAMLNHVTQVATYYRGKIHSWDVVNEAFQDGSSGARRDSNLQRTGNDWIEAAFRAARAADPGAKLCYNDYNTDDWTHAKTQAVYRLVQDFKQRGVPIDCVGLQSHFNSQSPVPGNYQTTLQNFANLGVDVQITELDIEGSGTAQAQNYERVVKACLAVARCAGITVWGIRDTDSWRASGTPLLFDGSGNKKPAYTSTLNALNSGGTSTTSTSTTTSSSTSTTTTTTTTTTSNPNPGGCTASVSLNSWNGGFVATVKVTAGSSALNGWTVSMTLPSGATVTNGWSADRSGNTGTIQFKNVSYNGNVPAGMSTEFGFQGTGSGAGMSPTCSAS; this comes from the coding sequence ATGAAGCTGACATCGAGGTCAGTGTCACGGGCAGCGCTCGTGTCGACGTTGGTCACCGCCACCGCGGGCGCCGCGGTGCTCTTGGCGTCGACCGCGAGCGCCGGGACCACTCTCGGGGCCTCGGCGGCCGAGAGCGGTCGTTACTTCGGCACGGCGGTCGCGGCCAACAAGTTGGGCGACTCGACGTATGTGGGGATCTTGAACCGTGAGTTCAAGATGGTCACGGCCGAGAACGAGATGAAGATGGACGCGACGGAGCCGTCGCAGGGTCAGTTCTCGTACGCCAACGCGGATCGGATCGTGAACCACGCGCGGGCGCAGGGGATGCAGGTGCGTGGGCATGCGTTGGCGTGGCATTCGCAGCAGCCGGGCTGGATGCAGAACATGTCCGGGACGGCGTTGCGCAACGCGATGTTGAACCATGTGACGCAGGTGGCGACGTACTACCGGGGCAAGATCCATTCGTGGGACGTGGTGAACGAGGCGTTCCAGGACGGTTCGTCGGGTGCGCGTCGTGACTCGAACCTCCAGCGCACGGGCAACGACTGGATCGAGGCGGCGTTCCGGGCGGCGCGGGCGGCGGATCCGGGTGCGAAGCTCTGCTACAACGACTACAACACCGACGACTGGACGCACGCGAAGACCCAGGCGGTGTACCGGTTGGTGCAGGACTTCAAGCAGCGGGGTGTGCCGATCGACTGCGTCGGGTTGCAGTCGCACTTCAACAGCCAGAGCCCGGTGCCGGGCAACTACCAGACCACGTTGCAGAACTTCGCCAACCTGGGCGTGGACGTGCAGATCACCGAGCTCGACATCGAGGGCTCGGGCACCGCGCAGGCGCAGAACTACGAGCGGGTCGTGAAGGCCTGCCTCGCCGTCGCCCGCTGTGCCGGCATCACCGTGTGGGGCATCCGCGACACCGACTCGTGGCGCGCTTCGGGCACCCCGCTGCTGTTCGACGGCTCCGGCAACAAGAAGCCCGCCTACACCTCCACCCTCAACGCCCTCAACAGCGGCGGCACGTCGACGACGTCCACCTCGACCACGACCTCGTCGTCCACCTCCACGACGACCACGACGACCACCACCACGACCTCGAACCCCAACCCGGGTGGCTGCACCGCTTCGGTGTCGCTGAACTCCTGGAACGGTGGTTTCGTCGCCACGGTGAAGGTCACCGCCGGATCGTCGGCGCTCAACGGCTGGACGGTCAGCATGACCCTGCCGTCCGGCGCCACGGTGACGAACGGGTGGAGCGCCGACCGCAGCGGTAACACCGGCACGATCCAGTTCAAGAACGTGAGCTACAACGGCAACGTGCCGGCCGGCATGTCGACCGAGTTCGGTTTCCAGGGCACGGGTTCCGGCGCGGGTATGTCGCCGACCTGTTCCGCCAGCTGA